The Streptomyces sp. NBC_01268 genome window below encodes:
- a CDS encoding non-ribosomal peptide synthetase gives MIPLSFSQLRFWFQEELDRDGAWPNASMVLRLTGHLDEAALREALGDVVARHEILRTVFPVTDGVPGQRILEAVDVELPVRRVAERDVEAAVADATGHVFDLGRELPLRAVLLAVGGPDRHVLAITVHHIAFDGWSVGPFLRDLSAAYAARLEGRPPSWAELPFQYVDFTLWQGKELGAPDDPGSLFAEQLAHWTGALADAPAELPLPADRPRPATATHRAGAVPFHLPPDAFRDLSRLALRHGASTFMVLHAALAGLLRRLGAGTDVLVGSPVAGRTDVGLDELVGCFVNTVVVRTDVSGDPDFHDLVRKARTGVMAALDHQDVPFEQVVEAVNPARSAARHPLFQVMLSLRNNAGTAVRLPRLDARLLDPAPHRTTAFDLLLDLTETDGALDGSLVYARDLFDRATAERLVRCFTAFLTQAVAAPERPTSAVELLAPDERRTVLETWNGPATALPDGSVPQLFRRRAAAAPDALAVVCGTSRLTYAELDARSDGLARRLRHRGAGPERLVAVAMDRSPDLVVALLAVLKTGAAYLPLDPRNPAARQRIVLEEARPCLLLADASMKERAEALAGAAPDVPVVLVEGTGPAGRDGGAGGAPGADPGDPGAEATAWPAIDAGRAAYVMYTSGSTGRPKGVLVTHRNIVALAADPCWAADGGHARVLAHSPHSFDASTYELWVPLLAGGAVVLVPPGDSSPRALERAAADGGATSVFLTTSLFNLLVAERSSLLGRVGQVWTGGEQPSAGAVRRMLAEFPGTALTHVYGPTENTTFTTFGRVDPGRDADGGKPPIGRPMANTRAYVLDPWLRPVPVGVPGELYLAGAGLARGYLGRPELTAGLFVADPYGPPGTRMYRTGDVVRWTADGQLDFLARTDDQVKIRGFRIEPGEIGAVLERHPAVARAAVLVREDRPGERDLVAYVVPASRADAEPVRRPDADPVRHPDADPATELDAYARRALPDYMVPLVVVLPDGLPLTPNGKLDRAALPSPARSSGSRPPATPAERLLCGLFSEVLGVPGVGADADFFALGGHSLLAIRLVNRLREVLDAGIGMSAVFESPTPAGLAERFGVAGAGRGPLRPGPRGDVLPPSFSQLRFWLQGELAAGAASPSVTTALRLTGPLDAAALAAALGDVVARHESLRTVFPVTDGTPRQLVLEEVEFDLPVREVSRADVEAAVAAASERGFDLAREMPVRAELFACGPEEHVLAVTHHHIAFDGWSAAPFLRDLSASYAARLRGQVPELPELPVQYADFALWQRAALGEPDDPASLYARQLAHWTGALADAPEELPLPADRPRPATAGQRAGEVPFRVGPEDFARLTALAREHGASVFMVLHAALAALLRRLGAGTDVLVGSPVAGRADSGLDELVGCFVNTVVIRTDVSGDPGFGDLVDRVRPRVLAALEHQDVPFDRVVDAVAPVRSAARHPLFQVMLSLQNNATGTVDLPGLRVEALDHDRHHTIPFDLLFDLTESRGGLDGTLVYARDLFDPGTAERFARWFATFLADAVSRPALPVRRLDLLTPAERHTLLTRWGGPGAGAADVTDVLVPERFREQAARTPGAPAVLHGSRRITYGELDARVELLAGRLRGLGAGPERLVAVAMGRTPDLLVALLAVHRTGAGYLPVDPHHPKDRVASVLTEAAPLLVLTDPATRDALGTDAWLTVDDPRFGTVEASPEGQGAGRAIPADGTAYVLYTSGSTGRPKGVTVTHRNLAHLLAAVRHRLPLGPADRLLAVTTVAFDIAHLELLLPLLDGAAVVLASPDEVRDPQALGRLVARHEVTAVQATPSLWSGLVTEVPDAVRGLRVLVGGEALPPALADGLVALASEVTNVYGPTETTIWSLAASIGPHNADRPPLGSPLGDTRVYVLDEVLRPVPVGVPGELYLGGAGVARGYFGRPGLTAERFVADPYGPPGTRLYRTGDLVRWTPEGELAFLGRTDAQVKLRGFRIEPREIEAVLDRHHRVARSAVVVREDRPGERRLVGYVAPVRAADGVAGTEGLAGELTERARRVLPPYMVPTVVVLPDGLPLTPNGKLDRSALPAPQAPAARVVREPGTPAEEILCELFAAVLGRPSVGVEDDFFALGGDSIVSIRLVSRARSRGLALSTRDVFRYRTVAELAAHAKVRPPKAGKATGPAPVASVPAPVASVPTGEVPLTPIVHWQRERGGPVDGFHQSVLVRTPADLSEGRLRGLLRALVDRHDALRTRLTRTPAWRLEVLPREAVDTAGRLVRIDAAGLAAGELAERVRAEADAARRRLAPEEGNMLQAVWFDAGPGRPGRLLLMINHLVVDGVSWRILLEDLGTGAAPRTAGTAEPDLAPVSFADWGRLLEREARGRTAELPFWLGLLDGAGALVPGVELVAARDVEATKHAVTRVLPADRTQPLLSDVPARLGVGVNAVLLGALGTAAGHWRARFGPEGASADTPFLVDVEGHGREEIAEGLDLSATVGWFTSMFPVRLAGRPVDPDGAVDAVRAVEQQLTSMPDKGLGFGLLRHLHPEARPVLRTRPEAQVLFNYLGRFDRTDGTDWGLAPEAGAVAGGGDPEMPLTHLLEVSAVVHDRGDRPELHVTWMYPGHLLDRDRVETLADAWFQALDTLTNPKNPTYSTNPKNSTNPTNSTNSTNLTARSGEPGDTA, from the coding sequence GTGATCCCTCTGTCGTTTTCGCAGCTGCGGTTCTGGTTCCAGGAAGAGCTGGACCGCGACGGCGCATGGCCCAACGCCTCGATGGTGCTCCGGCTGACCGGCCACCTGGACGAGGCGGCGCTGCGCGAGGCGCTGGGCGACGTGGTGGCGCGGCACGAGATCCTGCGCACCGTCTTCCCGGTCACCGACGGCGTACCGGGGCAGCGGATCCTGGAGGCGGTCGACGTCGAGCTGCCCGTACGGCGGGTCGCGGAGCGGGACGTCGAGGCGGCCGTGGCCGACGCGACCGGGCACGTCTTCGACCTGGGACGCGAACTCCCGCTGCGGGCCGTCCTGCTGGCCGTCGGCGGGCCCGACCGGCATGTGCTGGCGATCACCGTGCACCACATCGCCTTCGACGGCTGGTCCGTCGGCCCCTTCCTCCGCGACCTCTCGGCCGCCTACGCCGCGCGCCTCGAAGGCCGGCCGCCGTCCTGGGCGGAACTCCCCTTCCAGTACGTCGACTTCACCCTGTGGCAGGGCAAGGAGCTGGGCGCGCCCGACGACCCCGGCAGCCTCTTCGCCGAGCAGCTGGCCCACTGGACCGGCGCCCTCGCCGACGCGCCCGCCGAGCTTCCCCTGCCCGCCGACCGGCCGCGCCCCGCCACCGCCACCCACCGGGCCGGAGCCGTCCCCTTCCACCTGCCGCCCGACGCCTTCCGCGACCTGTCCCGGCTCGCCCTCCGGCACGGCGCCAGCACCTTCATGGTGCTCCACGCGGCCCTGGCAGGGCTCCTGCGGCGCCTCGGGGCCGGTACGGACGTCCTGGTCGGCAGCCCGGTCGCCGGCCGCACCGACGTCGGCCTCGACGAGCTCGTGGGCTGCTTCGTGAACACCGTCGTCGTCCGGACCGACGTCTCCGGCGACCCCGACTTCCACGACCTGGTCCGCAAGGCCCGGACCGGTGTCATGGCCGCCCTCGACCATCAGGACGTGCCGTTCGAGCAGGTCGTCGAGGCCGTCAACCCGGCGCGGTCGGCGGCCCGGCACCCCCTCTTCCAGGTCATGCTGAGCCTCCGGAACAACGCGGGCACCGCCGTACGGCTCCCCCGCCTCGACGCCCGGCTGCTGGACCCGGCCCCGCACCGGACGACCGCCTTCGACCTGCTCCTCGACCTCACCGAGACCGACGGGGCGCTCGACGGCAGCCTGGTCTACGCCCGCGACCTCTTCGACCGCGCCACCGCGGAGCGCCTGGTCCGCTGCTTCACCGCCTTCCTCACCCAGGCGGTCGCCGCACCGGAACGGCCCACGAGCGCCGTGGAGCTCCTCGCGCCCGACGAGCGCCGCACGGTGCTGGAGACCTGGAACGGCCCGGCCACCGCGCTCCCGGACGGATCCGTGCCGCAGCTGTTCCGGCGCCGCGCGGCCGCCGCCCCCGACGCCCTCGCCGTGGTCTGCGGCACCTCCCGGCTCACCTACGCGGAGCTCGATGCCCGGTCCGACGGCCTCGCCCGGCGCCTGCGCCACCGGGGCGCGGGCCCGGAACGGCTGGTCGCCGTGGCGATGGACCGCTCGCCCGACCTGGTCGTCGCACTGCTCGCGGTACTCAAGACGGGGGCTGCCTACCTGCCCCTGGACCCGCGCAACCCGGCCGCACGGCAGCGCATCGTCCTGGAGGAGGCGCGGCCCTGTCTCCTCCTGGCCGACGCGTCCATGAAGGAGCGGGCCGAGGCGCTCGCGGGCGCGGCGCCGGACGTGCCCGTGGTGCTGGTCGAGGGGACCGGTCCGGCCGGAAGGGACGGGGGCGCGGGCGGGGCGCCGGGCGCCGATCCGGGCGATCCCGGTGCGGAGGCGACGGCCTGGCCCGCGATCGACGCCGGGCGGGCCGCGTACGTGATGTACACCTCCGGCTCCACCGGGCGCCCGAAGGGCGTCCTGGTGACGCACCGGAACATCGTCGCCCTCGCCGCCGATCCCTGCTGGGCGGCGGACGGCGGCCACGCGCGGGTGCTGGCCCATTCCCCGCACTCCTTCGACGCCTCGACGTACGAGCTGTGGGTGCCGCTGCTCGCCGGCGGCGCGGTCGTGCTCGTGCCGCCCGGCGACTCCTCGCCGCGGGCGCTGGAGCGGGCCGCGGCCGACGGGGGCGCGACGAGCGTGTTCCTCACCACCTCGCTCTTCAACCTGCTGGTCGCGGAGCGGAGTTCGCTGCTCGGCCGGGTCGGGCAGGTCTGGACGGGGGGCGAGCAGCCGTCGGCGGGGGCCGTGCGGCGGATGCTGGCGGAGTTCCCCGGGACCGCGCTGACCCATGTCTACGGGCCGACCGAGAACACGACGTTCACCACGTTCGGGCGCGTGGACCCGGGCCGGGACGCGGACGGCGGGAAGCCGCCGATCGGCCGGCCGATGGCGAACACCCGGGCGTACGTGCTGGACCCGTGGCTGCGGCCGGTGCCCGTGGGGGTGCCGGGCGAGCTGTACCTCGCGGGCGCCGGACTGGCCCGTGGCTACCTCGGCCGTCCGGAGCTGACGGCGGGGCTCTTCGTCGCCGATCCGTACGGCCCGCCGGGGACCCGCATGTACCGCACGGGGGACGTGGTGCGCTGGACCGCCGACGGCCAGCTCGACTTCCTCGCCCGCACCGACGACCAGGTGAAGATACGCGGCTTCCGCATCGAACCCGGCGAGATCGGGGCCGTCCTGGAGCGCCACCCGGCGGTCGCCCGCGCCGCCGTCCTCGTACGGGAGGACCGGCCGGGGGAGCGTGACCTGGTCGCCTACGTCGTGCCCGCGTCGCGCGCCGACGCCGAGCCCGTACGGCGCCCCGACGCCGATCCCGTACGGCACCCCGACGCCGATCCCGCGACGGAACTCGACGCGTACGCACGTCGGGCCCTGCCCGACTACATGGTCCCCCTCGTCGTGGTGCTCCCCGACGGGCTGCCCCTGACGCCCAACGGCAAGCTGGACCGGGCGGCGCTGCCCTCCCCCGCGCGAAGCTCCGGCTCCCGCCCACCCGCGACGCCGGCCGAGCGGCTGCTGTGCGGGCTGTTCTCCGAGGTCCTGGGGGTGCCGGGGGTCGGCGCGGACGCCGACTTCTTCGCGCTGGGCGGGCATTCGCTGCTGGCGATCCGGCTGGTGAACCGGCTGCGCGAGGTGCTGGACGCCGGGATCGGGATGAGTGCGGTCTTCGAGTCGCCGACGCCCGCCGGGCTCGCCGAGAGGTTCGGGGTCGCGGGCGCCGGACGCGGCCCGCTGCGGCCCGGGCCGCGCGGGGACGTGCTGCCCCCGTCCTTCTCGCAGCTGCGGTTCTGGCTCCAGGGCGAGCTGGCGGCGGGCGCCGCCTCGCCGAGCGTCACGACCGCCCTCCGGCTCACGGGCCCGCTGGACGCCGCCGCGCTGGCGGCGGCCCTGGGGGACGTGGTGGCCCGGCACGAGAGCCTGCGCACCGTGTTCCCCGTCACCGACGGCACCCCTCGCCAACTCGTCCTGGAGGAGGTCGAGTTCGATCTGCCGGTGCGGGAGGTGTCCCGGGCGGACGTCGAGGCGGCGGTGGCCGCGGCCTCGGAGCGCGGCTTCGACCTGGCGCGCGAGATGCCCGTGCGGGCCGAACTGTTCGCCTGCGGACCCGAGGAGCACGTCCTCGCGGTCACCCACCACCACATCGCCTTCGACGGCTGGTCCGCCGCCCCCTTCCTCCGCGACCTCTCCGCCTCCTATGCCGCGCGGCTGCGCGGGCAGGTCCCCGAGCTGCCCGAACTGCCGGTGCAGTACGCCGACTTCGCCCTGTGGCAGCGGGCGGCGCTCGGGGAGCCCGACGACCCCGCGAGCCTCTACGCCCGGCAGCTCGCCCACTGGACCGGGGCGCTGGCCGACGCGCCCGAGGAGCTCCCGCTGCCCGCCGACCGGCCGCGCCCCGCCACCGCCGGCCAGCGCGCGGGCGAGGTGCCGTTCCGGGTCGGCCCCGAGGACTTCGCGCGCCTCACCGCCCTGGCGCGGGAGCACGGCGCGAGCGTGTTCATGGTGCTGCACGCCGCTCTCGCGGCCCTGCTCCGGCGGCTCGGCGCCGGGACCGACGTCCTGGTCGGCAGCCCGGTCGCCGGGCGGGCCGACAGCGGCCTCGACGAGCTGGTCGGCTGCTTCGTGAACACCGTGGTGATAAGGACCGACGTCTCCGGGGATCCCGGCTTCGGTGACCTGGTCGACCGTGTCCGCCCCCGTGTCCTCGCCGCTCTGGAGCACCAGGACGTGCCCTTCGACCGGGTCGTGGACGCCGTCGCCCCGGTCCGGTCGGCGGCCCGGCACCCGCTCTTCCAGGTCATGCTGAGCCTGCAGAACAACGCGACCGGCACCGTGGACCTGCCGGGCCTGCGCGTCGAGGCGCTGGACCACGACCGGCACCACACGATCCCCTTCGACCTCCTCTTCGACCTCACCGAGTCCCGCGGCGGTCTCGACGGCACCCTCGTCTACGCCCGCGACCTCTTCGACCCGGGCACGGCGGAGCGGTTCGCCCGCTGGTTCGCCACCTTCCTCGCGGACGCCGTCTCCCGTCCCGCCCTGCCGGTGCGGCGACTGGACCTCCTCACCCCCGCCGAGCGGCACACCCTCCTCACCCGGTGGGGCGGACCGGGCGCGGGCGCGGCGGATGTGACGGACGTCCTCGTCCCGGAGCGGTTCCGGGAGCAGGCCGCCCGGACGCCGGGCGCGCCGGCGGTGCTCCACGGGTCCCGGAGGATCACGTACGGAGAGCTCGACGCGCGGGTGGAGCTGCTGGCCGGGCGGCTGCGCGGGCTCGGCGCCGGTCCGGAGCGGCTGGTCGCCGTCGCGATGGGCCGCACGCCCGATCTTCTGGTCGCGCTCCTCGCCGTGCACCGGACCGGTGCCGGATACCTCCCGGTCGATCCGCACCACCCCAAGGACCGGGTGGCGTCCGTGCTGACCGAGGCGGCGCCGCTCCTGGTGCTCACGGACCCCGCCACCCGCGACGCGCTCGGCACCGACGCCTGGCTGACCGTGGACGACCCCCGGTTCGGCACGGTGGAGGCGAGCCCCGAAGGGCAGGGGGCCGGGCGGGCGATCCCGGCCGACGGCACGGCGTACGTCCTCTACACCTCCGGTTCGACGGGCCGGCCGAAGGGCGTCACGGTCACCCACCGCAATCTCGCCCATCTGCTCGCGGCCGTGCGGCACCGGCTGCCGCTCGGCCCGGCCGACCGCCTGCTCGCCGTGACGACCGTCGCCTTCGACATCGCCCACCTGGAGCTCCTGCTGCCGCTGCTCGACGGCGCCGCGGTCGTCCTCGCCTCCCCCGACGAGGTACGTGATCCGCAGGCCCTGGGGCGGCTCGTCGCCCGGCACGAGGTCACCGCCGTCCAGGCGACGCCGTCCCTGTGGTCCGGGCTGGTCACCGAGGTCCCCGACGCCGTACGGGGCCTGCGCGTCCTCGTCGGCGGAGAGGCGCTGCCGCCCGCCCTGGCCGACGGGCTCGTCGCCCTGGCCTCGGAGGTCACCAACGTGTACGGGCCGACCGAGACGACCATCTGGTCCCTCGCCGCCTCGATCGGTCCGCACAACGCGGACCGCCCGCCGCTCGGCTCCCCGCTGGGCGACACCCGGGTGTACGTCCTGGACGAGGTGCTGCGACCGGTGCCCGTGGGGGTGCCGGGCGAGCTGTACCTCGGGGGCGCGGGCGTGGCCCGGGGCTACTTCGGGCGGCCGGGGCTGACGGCCGAGCGGTTCGTCGCCGATCCGTACGGTCCGCCCGGCACCCGTCTGTACCGCACCGGCGACCTGGTCCGGTGGACCCCCGAGGGGGAGCTCGCGTTCCTCGGGCGCACCGACGCCCAGGTGAAGCTGCGCGGCTTCCGGATCGAGCCGCGCGAGATCGAGGCGGTCCTGGACCGGCACCACCGGGTCGCGCGCAGTGCGGTCGTGGTGCGCGAGGACCGGCCGGGCGAGCGTCGGCTCGTCGGCTACGTCGCTCCCGTCCGGGCGGCCGACGGCGTGGCCGGCACGGAGGGCCTCGCCGGCGAACTCACCGAGCGGGCACGGCGGGTGCTGCCGCCGTACATGGTCCCCACGGTCGTCGTCCTTCCGGACGGGCTGCCGCTCACGCCCAACGGGAAGCTGGACCGGTCCGCGCTGCCCGCCCCGCAGGCGCCCGCCGCACGGGTGGTCCGGGAGCCGGGCACGCCCGCCGAGGAGATCCTCTGCGAGCTGTTCGCGGCTGTCCTCGGACGGCCCTCCGTCGGCGTCGAGGACGACTTCTTCGCGCTCGGCGGCGACAGCATCGTGTCGATCCGGCTGGTGTCCCGGGCCCGCTCCCGTGGTCTCGCGCTCTCCACGCGGGACGTCTTCCGGTACCGCACCGTCGCCGAACTGGCCGCCCATGCCAAGGTGCGGCCGCCCAAGGCGGGCAAGGCGACGGGACCCGCGCCGGTGGCATCGGTACCGGCCCCGGTGGCGTCGGTGCCGACGGGCGAGGTGCCGCTCACTCCGATCGTGCACTGGCAGCGCGAGCGGGGCGGTCCTGTCGACGGCTTCCACCAGTCGGTGCTCGTCCGGACCCCGGCCGACCTGTCCGAGGGACGCCTGCGGGGACTGCTCCGGGCTCTGGTCGACCGGCACGACGCCCTGCGGACGCGCCTGACGCGCACCCCCGCGTGGCGCCTTGAGGTGCTGCCCCGCGAGGCGGTCGACACGGCCGGGCGCCTCGTCCGGATCGACGCGGCCGGGCTCGCGGCCGGGGAGCTCGCGGAGCGGGTCCGCGCCGAGGCGGACGCGGCACGGCGGCGACTGGCCCCGGAGGAAGGGAACATGCTCCAGGCGGTCTGGTTCGACGCGGGTCCCGGCCGGCCCGGCCGGCTGCTCCTGATGATCAACCACCTGGTCGTGGACGGCGTCTCGTGGCGGATCCTCCTGGAGGACCTGGGCACCGGCGCCGCCCCCCGGACGGCGGGGACGGCGGAGCCGGACCTCGCACCCGTGTCGTTCGCCGACTGGGGACGGCTCCTGGAGCGCGAGGCGCGCGGGCGGACGGCCGAACTCCCCTTCTGGCTCGGCCTCCTCGACGGGGCGGGCGCCCTCGTCCCCGGTGTGGAGCTCGTGGCCGCCCGCGACGTGGAGGCCACGAAGCACGCCGTGACCCGGGTCCTCCCCGCCGACCGGACGCAACCGCTCCTGTCGGACGTGCCCGCCCGGCTCGGCGTCGGTGTGAACGCGGTCCTGCTCGGCGCGCTCGGCACGGCGGCGGGGCACTGGCGTGCCCGGTTCGGGCCCGAAGGCGCCTCCGCGGACACGCCGTTCCTCGTGGACGTGGAGGGGCACGGGCGCGAGGAGATCGCCGAGGGCCTCGACCTGTCGGCGACCGTGGGCTGGTTCACCAGCATGTTTCCC
- a CDS encoding MupA/Atu3671 family FMN-dependent luciferase-like monooxygenase, which produces MDFSLFYFADDSTSGGDAGRYELLLEGARFADRNGFRAVWTPERHFHPFGGLYPNPSVVGAALAMITSRVAIRAGSVVAPLHHPLRIAEEWAVVDNLSGGRAGVSLASGWHPVDFALGRAPYEDRKRLLADSVEQLRGLWRGEGVEVVDGNGAPATVRAFPPPVQRELPLWVTSAGDAETFRTAARARAGVLTHLLHQDVDELAGKIAEYRRAARAAHDGWQGHVVLMLHSFLGADRDEVRATVEAPLRAYLRSSVHLLARSFGALDPDFDIDALEDEDLDFLVDQSLDTYVEQRGLFGTVADASTTVERLRGVGVDEIACLIDFGIETKTVLDGLHHLNALRAAFDAP; this is translated from the coding sequence ATGGACTTCAGCCTCTTCTACTTCGCCGACGACAGCACATCGGGCGGGGACGCCGGCCGGTACGAGCTGCTGCTGGAAGGCGCCCGCTTCGCCGACCGGAACGGCTTCCGCGCGGTGTGGACGCCCGAACGCCACTTCCACCCCTTCGGCGGGCTCTACCCGAACCCGTCCGTGGTGGGCGCCGCCCTGGCGATGATCACGAGCAGGGTCGCCATCCGCGCGGGGAGCGTCGTCGCGCCCCTCCACCATCCGCTGCGGATCGCCGAGGAGTGGGCCGTCGTGGACAACCTCTCCGGCGGACGGGCCGGGGTGTCCCTCGCCTCCGGCTGGCACCCGGTGGACTTCGCGCTCGGCCGGGCACCGTACGAGGACCGCAAGCGCCTGCTGGCGGACAGCGTCGAGCAGCTCCGCGGGCTGTGGCGCGGGGAGGGCGTCGAGGTCGTGGACGGCAACGGCGCCCCGGCGACCGTGCGGGCCTTCCCGCCTCCCGTGCAGCGGGAGCTGCCGCTCTGGGTGACCAGCGCGGGCGACGCGGAGACCTTCCGTACGGCCGCGCGGGCGCGGGCCGGGGTCCTCACCCATCTGCTGCACCAGGACGTCGACGAACTCGCCGGGAAGATCGCCGAGTACCGGCGGGCGGCGCGCGCGGCCCACGACGGCTGGCAGGGGCACGTCGTCCTCATGCTGCACTCGTTCCTCGGGGCCGACCGCGACGAGGTGCGTGCCACCGTCGAAGCGCCGCTGCGCGCCTACCTGAGGAGCTCGGTCCATCTCCTCGCCCGCTCGTTCGGCGCTCTCGACCCGGACTTCGACATCGACGCGCTGGAGGACGAGGACCTCGACTTCCTCGTCGACCAGTCCCTCGACACCTATGTCGAGCAGCGGGGCCTGTTCGGAACGGTGGCGGACGCGTCCACGACGGTCGAGCGGCTGCGCGGCGTCGGGGTGGACGAGATCGCCTGCCTGATCGACTTCGGCATCGAGACCAAGACCGTGCTGGACGGGCTGCACCATCTGAACGCCCTGCGCGCGGCCTTCGACGCGCCCTGA
- a CDS encoding MFS transporter, with the protein MSAPPTAARSARGHAPRPHRNVRLLLVGETTSKLGTSVTSVLLPLVAVTALDASPFMMGVLTAAPWLPWLLIGLPAGAWVDRLAPRRVMLVCNGVSAAVFVSVPLTWWLGALTLGHVLAAALVSGAASVFFSTAYSAYLPRLVPTDALMGRNAQLQAGDQAARVAGPGLGGVIAQTVGSVPGLLLDAASFVVSTVCLLAIRTEGPGPAPAPRRPLGREIADGLRFVVGDPWVRAVTAFGAAVNLAMAGFQAVQIVFLVRTVGVGSDTLGWLVSCGGLGGVLGGLVAGRLARRLGTARALLAVQFAAAPFGLLAGLAGPGPRLAFFVLGTGVMFAGVVACNVIVVSFRQAYCPPGMLGRVTATTLFLNFGTIPVGALLGGSLASLVGARATLWVVTAALPAAGLFLVVGPLRGLRDLPGAPAADG; encoded by the coding sequence GTGTCCGCCCCGCCCACTGCCGCGCGGTCCGCGCGAGGCCACGCCCCCCGCCCGCACCGGAACGTCCGGTTGCTGCTCGTCGGCGAGACCACCAGCAAGCTGGGCACCAGCGTGACGTCCGTCCTGCTGCCCCTCGTGGCCGTCACCGCCCTCGACGCCTCGCCGTTCATGATGGGCGTGCTCACCGCCGCCCCGTGGCTGCCGTGGCTGCTCATCGGTCTGCCCGCCGGTGCGTGGGTCGACCGGCTCGCCCCGCGCCGGGTGATGCTCGTGTGCAACGGCGTCTCCGCGGCGGTGTTCGTGAGCGTGCCGCTCACCTGGTGGCTGGGCGCGCTCACCCTGGGGCACGTCCTGGCGGCGGCCCTGGTCTCCGGCGCCGCCTCCGTCTTCTTCTCCACCGCCTACTCGGCCTATCTGCCCCGGCTGGTCCCGACGGACGCCCTGATGGGACGCAACGCGCAACTCCAGGCCGGGGACCAGGCCGCCAGGGTCGCGGGTCCGGGGCTCGGGGGGGTGATCGCCCAGACCGTCGGCAGCGTGCCGGGCCTGCTGCTCGACGCGGCGTCCTTCGTCGTCTCGACGGTCTGTCTCCTCGCCATCCGCACCGAAGGTCCGGGCCCCGCCCCGGCGCCCCGGCGCCCGCTGGGCCGGGAGATCGCCGACGGCCTGCGGTTCGTCGTCGGGGATCCGTGGGTCCGGGCCGTCACCGCGTTCGGCGCCGCGGTCAACCTGGCGATGGCCGGGTTCCAGGCCGTCCAGATCGTCTTCCTCGTACGGACCGTCGGCGTCGGCTCGGACACCCTGGGGTGGCTCGTCTCCTGCGGCGGTCTCGGCGGGGTCCTCGGCGGCCTCGTGGCCGGGCGGCTCGCCCGACGCCTGGGCACGGCGCGCGCCCTGCTGGCCGTCCAGTTCGCCGCCGCGCCCTTCGGGCTGCTCGCCGGGCTCGCCGGGCCCGGGCCGAGGCTGGCGTTCTTCGTGCTCGGTACGGGCGTGATGTTCGCGGGGGTCGTGGCCTGCAACGTCATCGTCGTCAGCTTCCGGCAGGCCTACTGCCCGCCCGGGATGCTGGGCCGTGTCACCGCGACGACCCTGTTCCTCAACTTCGGCACCATCCCGGTCGGCGCCCTCCTGGGCGGCTCCCTCGCCTCCCTCGTCGGCGCCCGCGCCACGCTGTGGGTCGTGACCGCCGCGCTGCCGGCCGCCGGCCTCTTCCTGGTCGTGGGGCCGCTGCGCGGCCTCCGCGACCTCCCCGGCGCGCCGGCCGCCGACGGCTGA